Part of the Phycisphaeraceae bacterium genome, GTCGTGCAGCGCTGGCCCGCCGTGCCGACGGCGCCGAACACCACGGCGCGCTTCGCGAGTTCCATATCCGCGTCGGGCATCAGGATGATCGCGTTGTTGCCGCCCAGTTCGAGCAGCGTGCGCCCGAGCCGTGCCGCGACGCGCTGCGCGACATGCCTGCCCATGCGGCACGACCCGGTCGCGCTGATCAGGGGCAGGCGCTTGTCCGCCGTCATCGCCTCGCCCACCTCGTCGTCGGTGCCGAAGACGAGCGGGAAGAGGTCGACCGGGTCGACTCCGCCCGTGGGCTTCCACAGGTCCTGCTCGCGCATGACATCGTGGGCGATCTTGGTCATCGCGACGGCGCAGAGGGGCGTGAGCAGCGAGGGCTTCCAGAGCACCGCGTCGCCGCAGACCGCCGCGAGCATCGCGTTCCACGCCCAGACAGCGACGGGGAAGTTGAACGCCGTGATGACGCCCACGACGCCCAGCGGGTGCCACTGCTCGAACATGCGATGGCTGGGTCGCTCGCTGGCGATGGTGAGCCCGTAGACCTGGCGCGACAGGCCGACCGCGAAGTCGGCGATGTCGATGCACTCCTGCACCTCGCCCTTGCCCTCGGGCAGGATCTTGCCCATCTCGAGGGTGACGATCGCGCCCAGGTCGTCCTTGTGCTCGCGGAAGGCGTTGCCCATGCGGCGGACGATCTCGCCGCGGACGGGCGCAGGGACCAGTCGCCACTGCAGGAACGCGGCGTGCGCCCTGGCCGTCGCCTCGTCGTACTCGGCGCGGGTCATCAGACGCACCGCCCCGAGGGGGCGCCCGTTGGCCGGGTTCTCGCTCACGACGACCCGGCGCGCCGCGATGTCCGACGACGCGTCGAGCGGCGCCAGGAACCGCTTCGCGAGCGGATCGGACCCGGTCAGCCCCAGACGCCCCAGCAGCGGCGTGATCCGCTCATCGAGCGGACGCATCGGGGTGGGAGCGGCGACGGACGACACGGGGGCGGCGGATGGGGGAGTCATGCGCCGAGTGTAGGAGGAAAGGCCGGGAAGGTCAGATGCAGTACTACATCCGGGGCATGAACATGGCCCCGTTGCCATCGGGCGTCACCGAAGTCACCCGGCGCGGGACCCAGCCGGCGCCCGGGTGCAGGAACTCGACGACGAGGAGCACCGTCGTCCCGGTCGGTGAGCGCCCTTCGAGGAGGATCGCCGCTCCCGGCGCGGCGTCCGACGCCTCGGCGGCGGAGATCGATGCCGAAGAGAAGGGGAAATCGCCCTTGATCACGCCGCCCGACCCGCCGTGCTGGAGGATGCTCTCGAGTCGCGCTACGTCCCCGAGCCGTTCGGTGACGACGGCGCGGTCACCGGGTGCACGCGGCGCGATCGCGACCATCGCCACGGTCCTCGGTCGGACGGACGCGAGCGGCTGGGCGTCGTCCTTCGAGCGCAGCGCGACGAGTTCCGCGTCGCTCAGCGTGTCCAGATCCGCGGGGCGAAACCGCGCGGGGCGTGCGGCGAGACTCGCGCGCATCATCGAAGCCACCTGCGCGTCGGCTTTGCACCCCTGCGCGACGAAGACAGTCTCCAGCGCGTCCCACGACCCGCTGGCGAGCGCGATGATCGTCTCGGAGGCGACTTCACCGAGCTGATCCGGCGCCGGCAGCGTTCGCGACGACGCGAGTGTTCCCGTCACCGACGAGGCGATCGCGCTCGCGTGCGGCATGGCGCGGCGTTCGCTCACCGACGCGACGCCGGCGCTCTCGGGCACGCTGACCTCCGCCGGAGCCGAGGCGAGCGGCACAACAAACCACGCCAGCGATATCAGCATCGCCGCCAGCGCGACCGCGCCGAGCAAGGCGGCCCGTCGCTTCGAGACCGGGTTATCGCGCGACATCGCGCCCCCGAACGCCGTCGATCGTGTGGAGCACTGGGTCCGGGTCGTCGAGCGGCGTGCCCCCGAGAAAGCCCGACGCTTGGGCCAGGAAAGACTCCCGCGGGAAGACGCCGGTCGATCCGTCCACGAATACGACCGTGATTGATTCCGCCTGACCCGTGGCGCGATCAGTCTGGGCCCTCTTCGCGAGCAAACCCTTGGAACTCGCAAACTGCGCCTCCGACGATCGGACGAATCGGTACAGATGCGTCGCGGGCCATTGGCGCCAGGGTTCCTGCCCGGCTCGCCACAGTTCAGGATCGGTGAAGAACGCGTACCCATAGCCGAACGGCGTGTCGATGCCCACGCGTTCGCCGGCGTGTCGCTCCACGACGGCTTTCCAAGCGGGATACGAGGCCTGCAGCGCATAGGGGATATGCATCAGTCGGCCGTCAAAGGTCTCGAGATAGACCACCAAACTCGGGTTCGAGAGTTCGCGGCGTGTACGAAAGCCCTCGTCGTACTGCCCAACATTGACGAACGAATCGCTGTGGTCGGCCCACCAACTCGCGTGCAATTGGTGATACGAACGGCCGTGCGCTTCGGCCTCGGTCCCCTTGGCCTTGTTGAACGCCGCGCGGAGACCAACGATAAGAATCGCGGTGAGAATCGCGACCACCGCAATGGAAACCAACACTTCGATCAGCGTGAAGCCGCGACAGAATCTGGGGTTCGATCTTGGCTGGATGGTCGCTGTACTGAGGGTCATTCCCGGTCTCCGGAAGCGGGCTTATCCCCGCTCGGAGCACAATGTACCAGACCGGGGGGGGCAACCCCATCTGGGCCGCTATCGCAAAAAATCTGCACTGCGCGCAAGCGCATGAAAGATATGGGTTTGCCGTGATCAGGCCCCCGTCGCGCCGCCCGTCGTCGGCTCTTCGCCGCGCAGTCTTTTTACCGCGTCGGCCAGCGCGTTGGCGCCGCCGGCGAAGTCCGGGGCGGGGTTCTCGTCGTTGAAGTAGTGGAGGATCCAGTCGAGGGCGCCGCGGTCGAACTGGCGCACGAAGAGGTCCACCGCTTCGATCGAGTAATGGGAGTCGACATCCTTCGTGATGATGTGGATCGCGCGTTTGGCGGCGTCGTCGCCGATCTCTCTGCGGTACGGGCGCACGCTCGTGAGCGCGTCGAAGGTGTCGACGACGGCGAAGAAGCGCGCGCCGAGGGGGATGTCGTCGCCGCGAAGGCGGTCGGGGTAGCCCTCGCCGTCGACGCGCTCGTGGTGGTGGCGCACGAGGTTGAGGATGATCGCGTCGCGCACGCCCATGCGGATGAGGCGTTCGTGCCCGATGGAGGGGTGCGTCTTGATGACCGCGAACTCCTGCTCGGTGAGTTTGCCGGGCTTGAGCAGGATCTCGTCCGGGATGTCCACCTTTCCCAGGTCGTGCAGGGCGGCGGCGACGGTGAGGCGCCCGATCGTGTCGTGGTCGAGCCCCGCCGCTTCTGCAAGAGCGCGGGTGTAGAGCACCACGCGCCAGGTGTGCGAGGCGGTGGCGCCGTCCTTGAGTTCGATCGCTTTCACGAGGGCCGCGACGACCTCGGGCGTGAGCGAGCCGTCGGGGCCGGGGTCGGCCGGGATGGGCGGGCGCTCGTTCACGGGGCGCGTCCGCCTTCGCGCGGCAGGCGCAGGACGAGCGCGGTCTGATCGTCGCGCTTGGGCCCGAACGCGCGGACGCGCGTGAGCATCTCGTCGAGCGCATCCACCGGCGCGTGCGCGCAGGCGTCGCGCACGATCGCTTCGAGGCCGTCGATCCCGAGTTGCGCGTTGGCGTCA contains:
- a CDS encoding aldehyde dehydrogenase family protein; the protein is MRPLDERITPLLGRLGLTGSDPLAKRFLAPLDASSDIAARRVVVSENPANGRPLGAVRLMTRAEYDEATARAHAAFLQWRLVPAPVRGEIVRRMGNAFREHKDDLGAIVTLEMGKILPEGKGEVQECIDIADFAVGLSRQVYGLTIASERPSHRMFEQWHPLGVVGVITAFNFPVAVWAWNAMLAAVCGDAVLWKPSLLTPLCAVAMTKIAHDVMREQDLWKPTGGVDPVDLFPLVFGTDDEVGEAMTADKRLPLISATGSCRMGRHVAQRVAARLGRTLLELGGNNAIILMPDADMELAKRAVVFGAVGTAGQRCTTTRRLICVGGSEKKILDALVKGYTQVPVGDPMEKTTLVGPLITSGSVEQMKKAVKAAVEQGCEVLVGGVDAISKFDSDAGNYVAPTIVRVPKGKVPEITKEETFAPILYVFTVDTLDEAIDLQNGVEQGLSSAIFSDSLRSVEKFLSPEGSDCGIANANIGTSGAEIGGAFGGEKDTGGGRESGSDSWKVYMRRQTCTVNYGKDLPLAQGIQFG
- a CDS encoding type II secretion system protein yields the protein MTLSTATIQPRSNPRFCRGFTLIEVLVSIAVVAILTAILIVGLRAAFNKAKGTEAEAHGRSYHQLHASWWADHSDSFVNVGQYDEGFRTRRELSNPSLVVYLETFDGRLMHIPYALQASYPAWKAVVERHAGERVGIDTPFGYGYAFFTDPELWRAGQEPWRQWPATHLYRFVRSSEAQFASSKGLLAKRAQTDRATGQAESITVVFVDGSTGVFPRESFLAQASGFLGGTPLDDPDPVLHTIDGVRGRDVAR
- a CDS encoding HD-GYP domain-containing protein, with protein sequence MNERPPIPADPGPDGSLTPEVVAALVKAIELKDGATASHTWRVVLYTRALAEAAGLDHDTIGRLTVAAALHDLGKVDIPDEILLKPGKLTEQEFAVIKTHPSIGHERLIRMGVRDAIILNLVRHHHERVDGEGYPDRLRGDDIPLGARFFAVVDTFDALTSVRPYRREIGDDAAKRAIHIITKDVDSHYSIEAVDLFVRQFDRGALDWILHYFNDENPAPDFAGGANALADAVKRLRGEEPTTGGATGA